TCTTGCTTGATCGAGGCTTCGCAGTCCGGCCGACCGCACCACCAGGCATCCGCCCACCCGGCTTCCACCACCTGTTTGAACTCGTCGTAGGAGCGCGGCTGGTGGGTGTGGCCCAGACGGAAATCCAACGCCCGCTGAAACATGCCTATCTGAATCGCATCGAGGTGCTCGGCGACTGCCCGGTCAGCGCCCTCCAGCTGGACGGTTTGCTTCCCTGGCTTGCCAGGCAGGTCGCGGCGGGCCAACGTGACCACGCCCTGGGCGACATCCTTCGGGCCGATCTCCAGCCGCAGCGGCACGCCTCGCATCTCCCAGTCGTTGAACTTGTAGCCCGGCGTGAAACCCTCCCGCCGGTCCACCTTCAGGCGAAAACCGGTCAGCTGCTGCTCGAGCTGAGCAATGGCCTGCATCACGGCCGCCTTCTCTTCATCATTCTTGTAGATCGGCACGACCACCACCTGGTGTGGCGCCAGGCGCGGCGGCAGGATCAATCCCTTGTCATCTCCGTGCACCATGATGATGGCGCCGATGAAGCGGGTCGACAGGCCCCAGGAAGTCGTCCAGCAGTACTGCAGGGTGTTGGCCGCATCTAAGTAGCGGATCTCGAAGGCACGCGCGAAGTTCTCGCCCAGGTTGTGGGAGGTTCCGGCCTGCAGCGCCCGCGTGTCCCCCATCATGGCCTCGATGCTATAGGAGCGCAGGGCGCCGGCGAACTTTTCACTCTCGCTTTTGCGGCCGCGGACAACGGGAACGGCCGCTACGTTCTCGGCGAAGTCGGCGTAGATGTCGAGCATCTGCATCGTCTCGGCCTGGGCCTCATCCGCGGTGGCATGCGCGGTGTGCCCCTCCTGCCAGTAGAACTCCGCCGTTCGCAGAAACAGTTTGGTGCGCAGCTCCCAGCGCATGACGCTGTTCCACAGGTTGATCAGCACCGGAAGGTCGCGATAGGACTTGATCCACTTGGCATACATGTGGCCGATGATCGTCTCGGAGGTCGGGCGGATGACCAGCGGCTCCTCCAGCGTCTCTCCGCCGCCGATGGTGACCACGGCCAGTTCCGGCGAGAAACCCTCGACGTGCGCTTTCTCCTTCTCCAGGAAGCTCATCGGGATCAGCATCGGGAAGGCGGCGTTGACATGCCCGGTCGCTTTGAAGCGCTGATCGAGCGCCGCCTGGATGTTCTCCCACAGCGCCCAACCGTAGGGCATCACGACCATACACCCCCGCACCGGGGCGTAATCGGCCAGTTCGGCCCGCAGCACCAGTTGGTTGTACCACTCGGCGAAGTTCTCGGATCGTGAAGGCAAGCGGTCTTCAGGCATTCTGCAACCTCAGTCCTGATGTACGGATAAGGGCAAACCTCTCGCTCCCCCGCAGTGGGCGTCGGGCCTCGCCATCAATCGGCCGGCAGTCGCCTCGCCACGGCAGCCTCTACAGGGCGCAGCCAAGTGGCATCGAGGTCGTCGGCCCGGGCCCGCAGCACGGCGTCCGGGGAGGCCGCCAGAACGTCAATCCACTCCTCGAGGAACT
This window of the Anaerolineales bacterium genome carries:
- the proS gene encoding proline--tRNA ligase, translating into MPEDRLPSRSENFAEWYNQLVLRAELADYAPVRGCMVVMPYGWALWENIQAALDQRFKATGHVNAAFPMLIPMSFLEKEKAHVEGFSPELAVVTIGGGETLEEPLVIRPTSETIIGHMYAKWIKSYRDLPVLINLWNSVMRWELRTKLFLRTAEFYWQEGHTAHATADEAQAETMQMLDIYADFAENVAAVPVVRGRKSESEKFAGALRSYSIEAMMGDTRALQAGTSHNLGENFARAFEIRYLDAANTLQYCWTTSWGLSTRFIGAIIMVHGDDKGLILPPRLAPHQVVVVPIYKNDEEKAAVMQAIAQLEQQLTGFRLKVDRREGFTPGYKFNDWEMRGVPLRLEIGPKDVAQGVVTLARRDLPGKPGKQTVQLEGADRAVAEHLDAIQIGMFQRALDFRLGHTHQPRSYDEFKQVVEAGWADAWWCGRPDCEASIKQDTKATTRSIPLDQPSGAGVCIRCGEPASERALFARSY